In Sphingobacterium thalpophilum, a genomic segment contains:
- the rfbC gene encoding dTDP-4-dehydrorhamnose 3,5-epimerase codes for MKVTETKLKGCFILEPAKYGDSRGYFMESFNEKTFNDLTSTNTHFVQDNQSYSTRGVLRGLHAQAGEHAQAKLVRVLQGEVIDVAVDARPDSATFGQYVAVNLSADNNLQLFVPRGFLHGFVVLSETATFFYKCDNFYNKQSECGVYPLDPDLAVDWQIPTAEMLLSEKDQTAPSFKEVFGV; via the coding sequence ATGAAAGTTACAGAAACAAAGTTAAAAGGCTGTTTTATTTTGGAGCCTGCAAAATATGGCGATTCAAGGGGGTATTTTATGGAAAGTTTTAATGAAAAAACCTTCAATGACCTCACTAGTACAAATACTCATTTTGTGCAGGATAATCAGTCCTATTCAACGCGGGGTGTTTTGAGGGGGCTGCATGCACAAGCAGGTGAACATGCTCAAGCAAAATTGGTACGTGTTCTCCAAGGAGAAGTGATTGATGTTGCGGTAGATGCCCGGCCAGATTCAGCTACTTTTGGGCAATATGTAGCCGTTAACTTATCGGCTGACAATAATTTACAGCTATTTGTTCCACGTGGATTTTTACATGGTTTTGTCGTATTGAGCGAAACAGCGACCTTCTTTTATAAGTGCGACAATTTTTACAACAAGCAGTCTGAGTGTGGGGTGTATCCCTTGGATCCAGATTTGGCTGTAGACTGGCAGATACCCACAGCAGAGATGTTATTGTCCGAAAAAGATCAAACTGCACCCAGTTTCAAGGAGGTCTTCGGGGTATGA
- the rfbB gene encoding dTDP-glucose 4,6-dehydratase, which translates to MNKTIIITGGAGFIGSHVVREFVNKYPEYHIINLDALTYAGNLENLKDIENKPNYQFIKADITDASLIFDIFRQHQPDGVIHLAAESHVDRSITDPTAFVMTNVIGTVNLLNAAKEIWKENYQGKRFHHVSTDEVFGALGATGLFTEETKYDPHSPYSASKASSDHFVRAYHDTYGLPIVLTNCSNNYGPNHFPEKLIPLCIHNILNNKPLPIYGDGKYTRDWLFVIDHAKAIDLVYHNGQNGGSYNVGGFNEWQNIDLVKELCKQVDEKLGRPAGTAAELITFVKDRPGHDLRYAIDASKINQELGYEPSVTFEQGLSITIDWFLNNQEWLDRVTSGDYQNYYANQYN; encoded by the coding sequence ATGAATAAAACAATTATCATTACCGGCGGAGCCGGATTTATAGGTTCCCATGTGGTGCGTGAATTTGTTAATAAATACCCCGAATATCATATTATCAATCTGGATGCTTTGACGTATGCGGGTAATTTAGAAAATCTAAAGGACATTGAAAATAAACCCAATTATCAATTTATAAAGGCGGATATTACCGATGCCAGTTTGATTTTTGATATTTTTCGTCAGCACCAGCCGGATGGTGTTATTCATTTGGCTGCCGAATCCCATGTAGACCGATCCATTACAGACCCCACGGCCTTTGTGATGACCAATGTCATTGGTACAGTCAACCTGCTAAACGCTGCGAAAGAGATCTGGAAGGAAAATTATCAAGGGAAGCGTTTTCATCATGTTTCTACCGATGAGGTTTTTGGCGCATTAGGAGCGACAGGATTGTTTACTGAAGAGACTAAGTACGATCCACATTCGCCTTATTCTGCGTCAAAGGCATCTTCCGACCATTTCGTACGTGCCTATCACGATACCTATGGCCTTCCAATTGTGCTGACCAATTGCTCGAATAACTATGGACCAAATCATTTCCCGGAAAAGTTAATTCCCCTGTGTATCCACAATATATTAAATAATAAGCCATTGCCTATTTATGGTGATGGGAAATATACACGGGATTGGCTGTTTGTTATTGATCATGCCAAAGCGATCGATCTGGTTTACCATAATGGTCAAAACGGCGGCTCCTATAACGTTGGCGGATTCAACGAATGGCAGAATATAGATTTGGTGAAGGAATTATGTAAGCAAGTCGATGAAAAATTGGGGCGTCCGGCTGGTACTGCTGCGGAGCTTATTACTTTTGTGAAAGATCGGCCAGGCCATGATTTACGTTATGCCATTGATGCCAGTAAGATCAACCAAGAGTTAGGTTATGAACCTTCGGTTACATTTGAGCAGGGGCTTTCCATCACCATCGATTGGTTTTTAAACAATCAGGAATGGTTGGATCGTGTTACTTCAGGCGATTACCAAAATTATTACGCAAATCAATATAACTAA
- a CDS encoding winged helix-turn-helix domain-containing protein, with the protein MLETLITSKTRLKLLIKFFVSATNRAHLRGLAEEFQESTNAIRKELNQLSEAGYLERKTEKNKIVYSANTKHSLFRPIQNLIHTFLGIDQLVEQVLDQAGHIQEVSLLGDYAKGLDTGTIEVLILGDDINEAYLLLLADKIGKHLGKKVCLYFNKVSDEQKIKLYLNDDQYINRY; encoded by the coding sequence ATGCTAGAAACTCTGATTACTTCAAAGACACGGCTGAAATTGCTGATCAAATTTTTTGTATCAGCAACAAACAGGGCACATCTGCGAGGCTTGGCAGAGGAGTTTCAGGAATCTACCAATGCCATTCGTAAGGAACTGAATCAACTTTCAGAAGCTGGTTACCTCGAACGTAAAACTGAAAAGAATAAGATCGTATATAGTGCCAATACGAAGCATTCGTTATTTAGGCCTATCCAAAATTTGATCCATACGTTTTTGGGTATCGACCAGCTGGTGGAGCAAGTGCTTGACCAAGCAGGTCATATTCAGGAGGTTAGTCTATTGGGCGATTATGCTAAGGGCTTGGACACCGGAACAATCGAGGTCCTTATTTTAGGGGATGATATAAATGAGGCATACTTATTGCTGTTAGCGGACAAGATTGGGAAACATTTGGGTAAAAAGGTATGTCTTTATTTTAATAAAGTTTCAGACGAGCAAAAGATTAAACTTTATTTGAATGACGATCAGTACATTAATAGATATTAA